A single genomic interval of Hevea brasiliensis isolate MT/VB/25A 57/8 chromosome 4, ASM3005281v1, whole genome shotgun sequence harbors:
- the LOC110671219 gene encoding lariat debranching enzyme isoform X1 translates to MKIAVEGCMHGDLDIVYQTIQHVERLNGIKIDLLLCCGDFQAVRNARDMESLNVPPKYREMKSFWKYYSGQEVAPIPTIFIGGNHEASNYLWELYYGGWAAPNIYFLGFAGVVKFGNIRIGGLSGIYSARDYHLGHHERPPYNERTIRSVYHVREYDVHKLMQVEEPIDIFLSHDWPLGITDCGNWQQLVRHKRHFENEIRERTLGSKAAAQLLEKLRPPYWFSAHLHCKFAAVVQHGESGPTTKFLALDKCLPRRKFLQIIDIESEPGPYEIQYDEEWLAITRKFNPIFPLTFKNANFGGTQLEMQDCQQWVRSRLQARGPKPFEFAQTVPSFDPSQPDSNNSYFDYPRNPQTESLLQLLELPYLLDSVSESRVPTHGPTPLIQGGIDLLYWKKLGIPDKFLQHESSSVEYSEEIPIDDADEVEEFAEIDDVETGNE, encoded by the exons ATGAAGATAGCTGTAGAGGGGTGTATGCATGGAGATCTGGACATCGTCTACCAAACAATCCAACACGTGGAAAGATTGAACGGCATCAAAATCGACCTTCTCCTCTGTTGCGGCGATTTCCAG GCTGTGAGGAATGCGAGAGACATGGAGAGCTTAAATGTGCCGCCGAAATATCGCGAGATGAAGTCGTTCTGGAAGTACTATTCGGGCCAAGAAGTCGCTCCGATTCCGACCATTTTCATCGGCGGGAACCATGAAGCTTCCAATTATTTATGGGAACT ATATTATGGAGGATGGGCAGCCCCTAATATATACTTTCTGGGATTTGCTGGGGTGGTCAAGTTTGGCAATATACGTATAGGTGGCCTTTCTGGGATATATAGCGCGCGAGATTATCATTTAG GACACCATGAGAGGCCTCCCTATAATGAGAGAACTATAAGATCTGTATATCACGTTCGTGAGTATGATGTCCACAAACTCATGCAAGTTGAGGAACCCATTGATATTTTTCTTTCACATGATTGGCCTCTTGGCATCACTGATTGTGGGAACTGGCAGCAACTAGTTAGACATAAACGACATTTTGAGAATGAG ATTCGGGAAAGAACTCTTGGAAGTAAAGCAGCTGCTCAGCTACTGGAAAAATTGAGGCCTCCTTATTGGTTTTCGGCTCACTTGCACTGCAAATTTGCTGCTGTTGTCCAACATGGGGAAAGTGGCCCAACGACAAAATTTCTTGCACTTGATAAGTGTCTTCCACGGCGCAAATTTTTGCAG ATTATTGATATTGAATCAGAGCCTGGACCTTATGAGATTCAATATGATGAAGAATGGCTGGCAATAACCAGGAAGTTCAACCCTATATTTCCGTTAACATTTAAAAATGCAAATTTTGG TGGTACACAGCTCGAGATGCAAGATTGTCAACAATGGGTTAGGAGCCGGCTACAAGCTAGAGGGCCCAAACCTTTTGAATTTGCACAGACCGTTCCTTCTTTTGATCCCAGCCAACCTGACTCAAATAATTCCTACTTTG ATTATCCTAGGAATCCTCAAACAGAGTCTTTGTTGCAGCTTTTGGAACTTCCTTATCTTCTTGACAGTGTATCAGAATCAAGAGTACCAACTCATGGTCCCACCCCATTAATTCAAGGAG GAATTGATCTCCTATACTGGAAGAAGTTGGGAATACCTGACAAATTTCTTCAGCATGAAA GTTCTTCTGTTGAGTATAGTGAAGAAATTCCCATAGATGATGCGGATGAGGTAGAAGAATTTGCAGAAATTGATGATGTGGAAACTGGAAATGAGTAA
- the LOC110671219 gene encoding lariat debranching enzyme isoform X2 yields the protein MKIAVEGCMHGDLDIVYQTIQHVERLNGIKIDLLLCCGDFQAVRNARDMESLNVPPKYREMKSFWKYYSGQEVAPIPTIFIGGNHEASNYLWELYYGGWAAPNIYFLGFAGVVKFGNIRIGGLSGIYSARDYHLGHHERPPYNERTIRSVYHVREYDVHKLMQVEEPIDIFLSHDWPLGITDCGNWQQLVRHKRHFENEIRERTLGSKAAAQLLEKLRPPYWFSAHLHCKFAAVVQHGESGPTTKFLALDKCLPRRKFLQIIDIESEPGPYEIQYDEEWLAITRKFNPIFPLTFKNANFGGTQLEMQDCQQWVRSRLQARGPKPFEFAQTVPSFDPSQPDSNNSYFDYPRNPQTESLLQLLELPYLLDSVSESRVPTHGPTPLIQGGSSVEYSEEIPIDDADEVEEFAEIDDVETGNE from the exons ATGAAGATAGCTGTAGAGGGGTGTATGCATGGAGATCTGGACATCGTCTACCAAACAATCCAACACGTGGAAAGATTGAACGGCATCAAAATCGACCTTCTCCTCTGTTGCGGCGATTTCCAG GCTGTGAGGAATGCGAGAGACATGGAGAGCTTAAATGTGCCGCCGAAATATCGCGAGATGAAGTCGTTCTGGAAGTACTATTCGGGCCAAGAAGTCGCTCCGATTCCGACCATTTTCATCGGCGGGAACCATGAAGCTTCCAATTATTTATGGGAACT ATATTATGGAGGATGGGCAGCCCCTAATATATACTTTCTGGGATTTGCTGGGGTGGTCAAGTTTGGCAATATACGTATAGGTGGCCTTTCTGGGATATATAGCGCGCGAGATTATCATTTAG GACACCATGAGAGGCCTCCCTATAATGAGAGAACTATAAGATCTGTATATCACGTTCGTGAGTATGATGTCCACAAACTCATGCAAGTTGAGGAACCCATTGATATTTTTCTTTCACATGATTGGCCTCTTGGCATCACTGATTGTGGGAACTGGCAGCAACTAGTTAGACATAAACGACATTTTGAGAATGAG ATTCGGGAAAGAACTCTTGGAAGTAAAGCAGCTGCTCAGCTACTGGAAAAATTGAGGCCTCCTTATTGGTTTTCGGCTCACTTGCACTGCAAATTTGCTGCTGTTGTCCAACATGGGGAAAGTGGCCCAACGACAAAATTTCTTGCACTTGATAAGTGTCTTCCACGGCGCAAATTTTTGCAG ATTATTGATATTGAATCAGAGCCTGGACCTTATGAGATTCAATATGATGAAGAATGGCTGGCAATAACCAGGAAGTTCAACCCTATATTTCCGTTAACATTTAAAAATGCAAATTTTGG TGGTACACAGCTCGAGATGCAAGATTGTCAACAATGGGTTAGGAGCCGGCTACAAGCTAGAGGGCCCAAACCTTTTGAATTTGCACAGACCGTTCCTTCTTTTGATCCCAGCCAACCTGACTCAAATAATTCCTACTTTG ATTATCCTAGGAATCCTCAAACAGAGTCTTTGTTGCAGCTTTTGGAACTTCCTTATCTTCTTGACAGTGTATCAGAATCAAGAGTACCAACTCATGGTCCCACCCCATTAATTCAAGGAG GTTCTTCTGTTGAGTATAGTGAAGAAATTCCCATAGATGATGCGGATGAGGTAGAAGAATTTGCAGAAATTGATGATGTGGAAACTGGAAATGAGTAA
- the LOC110671200 gene encoding eukaryotic translation initiation factor 3 subunit B: MADITIMYEIDSLAAAAGIDLSLVDIQLPPGENFGIISDDEDVYQEEQLDFEAGFGNIIVVDNLPVVPREKFEKLEGVIRKIYGQIGVIKEDGLWMPVDPETQKTLGYCFIEYNTPQEAELAKEKTNGYKLDRSHIFAVNMFDDFEKFMKVPDEWAPPEIRPYAPGENLQHWLTDEKARDQFVIRAGSDTEVFWNDARQLKPDPVYKRAYWTESFVQWSPLGTYLATVHRQGAAVWGGASSFNRLMRYAHPQVKLIDFSPVEKYLVTYSSHEPSNPRDANRIVINIFDVRTGKAMRDFKGSADEFAIGGTGGVTGVSWPIFRWGGGKDDRYFAKMGKNMISIYETETFSLIDKKSLKVENVMDFSWSPTDPILALFVPELAGGNQPARVSLVQIPSKEELRQKNLFSVSDCKMYWQSNGDYLAVKVDRYTKSKRTTYTGFELFRIKERDIPIEVLELDNKNDKIIAFAWEPKGHRFAVIHGDSPRPDVSFYSMRTAQNTGRVSKLTTLKGKQANALFWSPVGHYLILAGLKGFNGQLEFYNVDELETMATTEHFMATDIEWDPTGRYVATSVTSVHHEMENGFNIWSFNGKLLYRILKDHFFQFLWRPRPPSFLTPEKEEEIANNLKKYSKKYEAEDQDVSLQLSEQDREKRRMLKDEWDKWVNEWKRLLEEEKLERQKLRDGEASDEEEEYEAKEIEVEELLDVSEEVLSFEYEQE; encoded by the exons ATGGCGGACATTACGATAATGTATGAAATAGACTCTCTGGCGGCCGCGGCTGGTATCGATCTCTCCCTCGTCGATATTCAGCTTCCTCCTGGCGAAAACTTTGGAATCATTAG TGATGATGAAGATGTTTACCAGGAAGAACAGCTGGATTTTGAGGCCGGCTTTGGTAACATTATTGTTGTCGATAATTTGCCAGTTGTTCCCCGAGAAAAATTTGAGAAGCTTGAAGGCGTGATTCGGAAAATTTATGGCCAGATTGGTGTAATTAAGGAGGATGGCCTCTGGATGCCTGTTGATCCTGAAACCCAGAAGACCTTGGGTTACTGCTTCATCGAGTATAACACTCCTCAG GAAGCTGAGCTAGCTAAAGAGAAAACAAATGGTTACAAGTTGGACAGATCGCATATTTTTGCTGTCAACATGTTTGatgattttgaaaaatttatgaaagttCCAGATGAGTGGGCTCCTCCTGAAATCAGGCCATATGCTCCTGGG GAAAATCTTCAACATTGGCTTACTGATGAAAAAGCTCGAGATCAATTTGTGATCCGTGCTGGCTCAGATACTGAGGTTTTCTGGAATGATGCAAGACAGTTGAAACCTGATCCTGTTTACAAACGTGCC TATTGGACTGAGAGTTTTGTACAGTGGTCCCCTCTTGGGACATACTTGGCAACAGTTCACAGGCAGGGTGCTGCTGTCTGGGGTGGTGCAAGTTCCTTTAATAGGTTAATGCGTTATGCTCATCCTCAG GTTAAACTGATTGACTTTTCTCCTGTTGAGAAATATTTGGTTACCTACAGCAGCCATGAACCAAGCAATCCTCGTGATGCAAAT AGGATTGTGATAAATATTTTTGATGTAAGAACTGGGAAAGCGATGAGAGATTTCAAGGGTAGTGCTGATGAATTTGCCATTGGAGGAACTGGTGGTGTTACAGGGGTATCGTGGCCCATTTTCAG GTGGGGTGGCGGAAAAGATGACAGGTACTTCGCCAAAATGGGGAAAAACATGATCTCCATCTACGAAACTGAGACCTTCAGTCTGATTGACAAGAAGTCTCTGAAGGTTGAAAATGTTATGGACTTCAGTTGGTCACCAACTGATCCCATTCTGGCACTTTTTGTTCCTGAACTTGCTGGTGGTAATCAACCTGCCAGG GTATCTCTTGTTCAAATCCCCAGTAAAGAGGAATTAAGGCAGAAGAATCTTTTCAGTGTTAGTGATTGCAAAATGTACTGGCAAAGCAACGGGGATTATCTTGCTGTAAAGGTTGATCGTTATACAAAATCAAAGAGGACTACATACACAGGCTTTGAGCTTTTCAGAATAAAAGAGCGGGACATACCCATTGAGGTATTGGAACTTGACAATAAGAATGACAAGATCATTGCCTTTGCTTGGGAGCCAAAGGGTCACAGGTTTGCTGTTATTCATGGGGATAGCCCAAGGCCTGATGTAAGTTTTTACTCAATGAGGACTGCTCAAAATACTGGCCGGGTTTCAAAGCTCACTACTCTCAAAGGCAAACAAGCAAATGCTCTTTTCTGGTCACCTGTTGGCCACTATTTAATACTTGCTGGACTGAAGGGTTTTAATGGACAGTTGGAATTCTATAACGTAGATGAGCTTGAGACTATGGCTACAACTGAGCATTTTATGGCAACTGATATTGAATGGGATCCTACTGggag GTATGTTGCAACTTCAGTGACTTCAGTTCATCATGAAATGGAAAATGGATTCAATATCTGGTCTTTCAATGGCAAGCTACTTTATCGGATCCTTAAGGATCATTTCTTCCAG TTCTTGTGGCGCCCAAGGCCACCGTCCTTCTTGACTCCTGAGAAGGAGGAAGAAATAGCAAACAATTTGAAGAAGTATAGTAAGAAATATGAGGCAGAGGACCAAGATGTTTCATTGCAATTGAGTGAGCAGGACCGTGAGAAGCGGAGAATGTTGAAGGATGAATGGGACAAATGGGTGAACGAGTGGAAACGGTTGCTTGAGGAAGAAAAATTGGAGAGACAGAAGTTAAGGGATGGAGAAGCCAGTGATGAAGAAGAGGAGTACGAGGCAAAAGAAATAGAAGTTGAGGAGTTGTTGGATGTTTCAGAGGAGGTTCTTTCGTTTGAATATGAACAGGAGTAA
- the LOC110657358 gene encoding aspartyl protease family protein At5g10770-like produces the protein MSMATLCSQRLRFFYCFCLCLLFSLNKGCALFQGRKLTERSQLPHHSHTIQVSSLFPSGSCKPSTAEVVEKKTSLKVVHKHGPCLQLNQGKAGGKAPNHTEILLQDESRVESIQSKLWGRRDVKVTDSAATLPAKDGKSIGAANYIVTVGLGTPKRDLSLIFDTGSDLTWTQCEPCVRSCYEQQDPIFNPSQSTSYTNISCGSSLCDSLASATGHTLKCASSTCVYGIQYGDSSFSVGFFGKETLTLSPSDVFHNFYFGCGQNNQGLFRGSAGLLGLGRDPLSLVSQTAGKYNKIFSYCLPSSASSTGFLTFGGSPSKSAKFTPLTTISDGTSFYGLDFIGISVGGRKLSISQSVFSDAGALIDSGTVITRLPPAAYSALRSAFRKMMTKYPRAPALSILDTCYDFSNYSTISAPKIGFFFNGGVEVDIDASGILYANKVSQVCLAFAGNSDRTDVLIYGNVQQKTMEVVYDGAAGRLGFAPAGCS, from the exons ATGTCCATGGCCACTCTCTGCTCCCAGAGGCTCAGGTTTTTCTATTGTTTTTGTTTATGCCTTCTGTTCTCATTGAACAAGGGCTGTGCCTTATTCCAAGGAAGGAAACTTACAGAAAGAAGCCAGCTTCCTCACCATAGCCATACTATTCAAGTCAGCTCTCTATTCCCATCTGGTTCTTGCAAACCTTCCACTGCTGAAG TGGTAGAGAAGAAGACATCATTGAAAGTAGTCCACAAGCATGGACCATGCTTGCAACTAAATCAAGGCAAAGCTGGGGGAAAGGCTCCAAATCACACGGAGATCCTTCTGCAAGATGAATCCAGAGTCGAATCAATTCAATCTAAGTTGTGGGGTCGCAGAGATGTGAAGGTGACAGATTCAGCAGCTACGCTTCCGGCCAAGGACGGCAAAAGCATTGGTGCAGCCAATTATATCGTGACTGTAGGACTTGGTACACCAAAAAGGGACCTTTCCCTCATCTTCGACACTGGAAGCGACCTCACATGGACACAATGTGAGCCCTGTGTCAGGTCTTGCTATGAACAACAAGACCCTATTTTCAATCCCTCTCAGTCTACATCGTACACCAACATATCCTGTGGCTCCTCTCTCTGTGATTCTCTCGCTTCTGCAACAG GGCATACGCTTAAATGTGCTTCCTCAACATGTGTATATGGCATCCAATATGGAGACTCTTCTTTTTCCGTTGGCTTCTTTGGTAAAGAGACACTTACTTTAAGCCCAAGTGACGTTTTCCACAACTTCTACTTTGGCTGCGGCCAAAATAACCAGGGTCTCTTCAGGGGCTCCGCCGGCCTACTTGGTCTAGGCCGCGACCCACTATCATTGGTCTCACAAACCGCCGGAAAATACAACAAGATCTTCTCCTACTGTCTTCCATCCTCCGCCAGCTCAACCGGATTCCTCACTTTCGGTGGCTCGCCCTCTAAATCCGCTAAATTCACACCATTAACCACAATATCCGACGGCACCTCCTTTTATGGCCTTGACTTCATCGGAATCAGCGTTGGAGGCCGCAAATTGTCAATTTCCCAGTCAGTGTTTTCAGATGCCGGTGCACTCATCGACTCAGGCACAGTCATTACCCGGTTGCCACCTGCGGCATACTCTGCTTTAAGATCAGCCTTCAGAAAAATGATGACCAAGTATCCTAGAGCACCTGCATTATCAATACTTGACACTTGCTACGATTTTAGCAACTACAGTACGATTAGTGCGCCAAAGATTGGCTTTTTCTTCAATGGCGGAGTTGAGGTGGATATTGATGCGTCGGGGATTCTATATGCGAATAAGGTGTCACAAGTGTGCTTGGCCTTTGCCGGAAATAGTGACCGAACCGACGTGCTCATTTATGGGAATGTGCAGCAAAAGACTATGGAGGTGGTCTATGATGGTGCTGCGGGGAGGCTTGGGTTTGCTCCTGCAGGTTGTAGTTGA
- the LOC110657357 gene encoding protein ENHANCED DISEASE RESISTANCE 2 has protein sequence MCTTKPKHRNSAPESTASRSNSNASTTTTSSWISEAIDGGSLCRVNLDDGINGWASPPGDLFSLRAKNYFTKRQKSPSGGYLLSPAGMDWLKSNTKLDNVLARPDNRVSLALRKVQSQGKSLKSFIFAVNLQIPGKEQHSAVFYFVTEDPIPPGSLLYRFINDDDSFRNQRFKIVNRIVKGPWIVKTAVGNYSACLLGKALTCNYHRGANYLEIDVDIGSSKIATAILHIALGYVTSVTIDMGFVVEAQAEDELPEKLIGAIRVCQMEMSSATVVEAPNTMVARGIGLAKVKHHESGEDEDED, from the coding sequence ATGTGCACAACCAAGCCAAAACACCGGAATTCCGCCCCTGAATCTACCGCCTCCAGATCCAATTCTAACGCCTCTACAACTACCACAAGCTCTTGGATCTCCGAGGCAATCGACGGTGGATCCTTGTGCCGTGTGAACCTCGACGATGGTATCAATGGCTGGGCGTCGCCTCCAGGTGACCTTTTCTCTCTACGCGCCAAAAATTACTTTACTAAACGACAGAAATCCCCCTCTGGCGGGTACTTACTCTCCCCTGCCGGTATGGACTGGCTCAAGTCCAATACCAAACTCGATAACGTACTTGCTCGCCCTGACAACCGCGTGTCCCTTGCGCTCAGAAAGGTTCAGTCCCAAGGAAAATCCTTGAAAAGTTTCATCTTCGCCGTTAATCTCCAAATTCCTGGTAAGGAACAGCACAGTGCGGTGTTTTACTTTGTAACGGAGGATCCTATCCCTCCAGGTTCGCTGTTGTATCGTTTCATCAATGACGATGACTCGTTTAGGAACCAGCGGTTCAAGATCGTGAACCGGATCGTGAAAGGACCGTGGATCGTGAAGACAGCGGTAGGGAACTATAGTGCTTGTTTGTTAGGTAAAGCCTTAACATGTAATTATCATAGAGGAGCCAATTATTTGGAGATTGATGTGGATATAGGGAGCTCGAAGATCGCCACCGCTATTTTGCACATTGCATTGGGATACGTGACAAGCGTTACTATTGATATGGGTTTTGTGGTAGAGGCGCAGGCAGAGGATGAGTTGCCTGAGAAATTAATCGGTGCGATTAGAGTTTGTCAGATGGAGATGTCATCGGCGACTGTAGTTGAGGCGCCGAACACGATGGTGGCGCGTGGGATAGGGTTAGCCAAGGTTAAACATCATGAGTCCGGCGAAGACGAGGATGAAGATTAA